CAATAAGTTCCATCGTCTTGATATGCTCGAAGCCTAAAATAGGGCTTTTAACACTAAAAATCATACTAACTCCTGTTTTGTAAAATTGCCTTATTTTAGCATAGTTTTAAAAAATTTATACAAAAATAATGCCAAAAAATGTAAAATAAGCGAATTTAAAATTTTTAAGGAAAAGCATGAAAAGATTTTCTAAATTTCTAGCAGTCGTAGCTCTTTTAGGGCTTTTTAGTGGTTGTGCTGAAAAATACACCGAACTTTACAATCTAACTCCAGACGAGTGGTACGCTCAGGTCATCGCTGACATAAAAGATGGCGATCTGGAGTCAGCTGACAAACACTACGTTTCAATGGCTAGCGAGCACGTTGCAAGCCCACTTTTGGAGCAAATTTTACTCATCCTTGCCCAAGCTCACGCAAATGACGAAGAGTATCTTATGGCAAATCACTATCTTGATGAATACATCAAAAGATACGGCGATAACGGCCCAAAAACAGAATTTGCCCAGTACCTAAAAATAAAAGCAAATTTTGACTCATTTACCCAGCCAAACCGCAACCAAAAGCTAATGGAAGATAGCGTAACTGAGATCGAAAAATTTCTTTATATGTATCCAAATACCGAGTATAAACCGCTTATCGAGACCATGCTTATCAAATTTAAGCTCGCTCTTTACTTCTTAGACATGCAAATAGCAGATCTTTACAAGAGAACTGGCCGTGATGTTTCGGCTAAAATTTACGAGCAAAAGCTAGAAGAGTCACCGTTTAAAAACTCAGACCTTATCAAACCTGACGTGGCATGGTATAGAAAACTGTTTGAATAGGAGAAATTTTGCAAATAAACGAAAACAAAGGCTTCCCAACTGAGATCCCTATCATAGTTGAGGACGAGCTATTTTTATATCCATTTATGATAACGCCGCTTTTTTTAAGCGACGAAGAAAATTTAAAAGCGCTTGAGCTTGCCATACAAGGAGAAACGCCGATCCTTGTCGTGCCAACAAAGCCCCAGCAAGACGGCGCTAGAGACTTTGACGGCATATATGACGCAGGCGTTATCGGCACGATAATGCGCCGTGTGCCTCTACCTGACGGACGCGTAAAAGTGCTATTTCAGGGTATCGACAAAGGTAAAATTTTAAAACAATCAGGTATAAATCCGCTCCGAGGCATCGTCGATATGCTCCACGTAAAGCGCCCATCACAGGTCAAAACTGACGCTCTCATCGTAGTTTTAAGAGAAAAAGTAAGAGAGCTTTCGCAGTTTAGCCACTTTTTCCCACCTGATCTTTTAAAAACGATCGAAGAGAGTGCTGAAGCGATCAGAGTTTGCGACCTAGTCTCAAGCGCGCTTCGTCTAAAAAAACAGATCGCTTATAGCTTTTTTGTCGAAGAAAATTTAGAGCAGCGCCTACTAAAGCTCATCGACTACGTCATCGAAGAGATCGAGGCAAACAAGCTTCAAAAAGAGATCAAAAACAAGGTTCATTCAAAGATCGACAAGACAAACAAAGAGTACTTTTTAAAAGAACAGCTAAAGCAAATTCAAGCTGAGCTTGGAGCGGATACGAGCCGAGAAGAAGAGCTTGAAGAGTACCGCAAAAAGCTTGATGCGAAGAAGAAATTTATGGCTGATGACGCCTATAAAGAGATCAAAAAGCAAATAGATAAGCTCTCTCGCATGCACCCAGACTCAGCCGACGCGAACACTTTGCAAAGCTACCTCGACTGGGTACTTGAAATTCCATTTGAGAATGTAGCTAAGAAAAAGTCATCTATCGCCGAGGTGAGCAAGCACCTAAATGCCGACCACTACAGCTTAGAAAAGCCAAAAGAGCGCATAGAGGAGTATTTTGCATTGCGTGAGCTTTTAGAGCTTAGAGGTGTTGGCGAAAAGGTAAATAACGGCGCCATTTTATGCTTTGCGGGCCCTCCAGGCGTGGGTAAAACTAGTCTTGCAAACTCGATCGCAAAGGCGCTAAAGCGCGAGCTAGTCAGGATCGCGCTTGGCGGACTTGAGGACGTAAACGAACTAAGAGGACACCGCCGCACCTATATAGGCGCTATGCCAGGCCGCATCGTGCAAGGGCTCATAGAAGCCAAGCAGATGAACCCAGTGGTTGTACTAGATGAGATCGACAAGGTTGGCAGAAGCTACAGAGGCGATCCGACCGCTGTTTTACTTGAAATTTTAGACCCAGAGCAAAATAATAAATTTAGAGACTACTACCTAAATTTCAACATCGATCTTAGCAAGATCATCTTCATCGCTACGGCAAATGACGTGAGTATGATACCAGCCGCACTTCGCGACAGGATGGAGTTTATCGAGCTTAGCTCATACACCCCACAAGAGAAATTTGAGATCGCTAAAAAATATCTCTTGCCCCAAGAGCTTAAAAAGCACGGTCTAAAACCAAGTGATGTAAGCATCAGCAAAGAGGCGCTTGAGCTAATCATTAGCGACTACACAAGAGAGAGTGGCGTGCGAAATTTACGCCGTAGGATCGCTGACATACTAAGAAAAGTCGCCAAAAATATCCTCACCAAAAAGAATGAGGGCAAGATCAGCGTCACGGCTAAAAATTTAAAAGAGTTTTTAGAGAAAAAGGTCTATGAGATCGAGCCAGCGGATAAAAAAGATCAGATCGGCTTGGTAAATGGCCTTGCGTGGACCAGTGTCGGTGGCGACGTGCTAAGGATCGAGGCTATCAGGATCCAAGGCAAAGGCAATATGCAGATCACCGGCCAACTAGGCGACGTAATGAAAGAGAGCGCTCAGATCGCATTTAGCGTCGTAAAAGTGCTGATCGATAACAAAAAGCTAAAAGTGCCGATGGCTATCGTGCCAAAATTTGACGATGACAAGCACAAGCTAGAAGCCAGCGACGTTTATAGACGCTACGACCTTCACTTGCACGTGCCAGAGGGCGCCGTGCCAAAAGACGGCCCAAGCGCTGGCATCACGATGGCAACTGCGATCGCATCGATACTGACTGACACAAAGGTCAAACACGACATCGCAATGACTGGCGAAATCACGCTAACTGGCAGAGTTTTACCTATCGGCGGGCTAAAAGAGAAGCTCATCGCCGCTCATAAAGCTGGCATCAAAACAGCTCTCATACCTCATAAAAACTATGACCGCGACCTTGTCGATATTCCAGCTGAAGTAAAAGCTGATATGAAGATCATCGCAGTTGATACGATCGATGATGTGCTAAAAAACGCTCTTGTAGCTAAAAAATAATCCATACTCTAGCCCCATTTTGTCTCACTTGGGGCTAGAGAAATTTATAATCCTAAAAGTACAAAAAGCACATATAAGTAGTTGATAATTTAAACAATATAACGCGAAAATTTCAATCAAATTTTAAAATTTCATGAACTAGTAATTTCGGTCCTAAAATCTGAGCTAAGCTGTAAGCGAAGCCAAATTTTAGTAGTCAATTCTTGCGAGTGAATGGGATTTTAAAATTTGCAAAATAGCTTGATTAAATTTGTAAATTTCTTTTTATTCAAATTATTCAAAAGGGAGACAAGGGGACTTGAATTACGGTCTGCTTGCAGTTGTGAGCTTGCGAAGCAAAGCCGTCCCCTTATTCCCCTTTTTAAATCTTCCAATCCCCTCGCACGTTAGAAGTGCATGCTTCAGTGCTTTGCACTGCATGCGTTTTTGTGTTAGACGAGTATATATCAAATTTTAAAATTTCATAAACGAGTAGGCTCTGATTTTAGTGGTGAATGACTACTATATGCTCTAAATTTAGTA
This genomic stretch from Campylobacter concisus harbors:
- the lon gene encoding endopeptidase La; translated protein: MQINENKGFPTEIPIIVEDELFLYPFMITPLFLSDEENLKALELAIQGETPILVVPTKPQQDGARDFDGIYDAGVIGTIMRRVPLPDGRVKVLFQGIDKGKILKQSGINPLRGIVDMLHVKRPSQVKTDALIVVLREKVRELSQFSHFFPPDLLKTIEESAEAIRVCDLVSSALRLKKQIAYSFFVEENLEQRLLKLIDYVIEEIEANKLQKEIKNKVHSKIDKTNKEYFLKEQLKQIQAELGADTSREEELEEYRKKLDAKKKFMADDAYKEIKKQIDKLSRMHPDSADANTLQSYLDWVLEIPFENVAKKKSSIAEVSKHLNADHYSLEKPKERIEEYFALRELLELRGVGEKVNNGAILCFAGPPGVGKTSLANSIAKALKRELVRIALGGLEDVNELRGHRRTYIGAMPGRIVQGLIEAKQMNPVVVLDEIDKVGRSYRGDPTAVLLEILDPEQNNKFRDYYLNFNIDLSKIIFIATANDVSMIPAALRDRMEFIELSSYTPQEKFEIAKKYLLPQELKKHGLKPSDVSISKEALELIISDYTRESGVRNLRRRIADILRKVAKNILTKKNEGKISVTAKNLKEFLEKKVYEIEPADKKDQIGLVNGLAWTSVGGDVLRIEAIRIQGKGNMQITGQLGDVMKESAQIAFSVVKVLIDNKKLKVPMAIVPKFDDDKHKLEASDVYRRYDLHLHVPEGAVPKDGPSAGITMATAIASILTDTKVKHDIAMTGEITLTGRVLPIGGLKEKLIAAHKAGIKTALIPHKNYDRDLVDIPAEVKADMKIIAVDTIDDVLKNALVAKK
- a CDS encoding outer membrane protein assembly factor BamD — protein: MKRFSKFLAVVALLGLFSGCAEKYTELYNLTPDEWYAQVIADIKDGDLESADKHYVSMASEHVASPLLEQILLILAQAHANDEEYLMANHYLDEYIKRYGDNGPKTEFAQYLKIKANFDSFTQPNRNQKLMEDSVTEIEKFLYMYPNTEYKPLIETMLIKFKLALYFLDMQIADLYKRTGRDVSAKIYEQKLEESPFKNSDLIKPDVAWYRKLFE